In Brevibacillus marinus, the genomic window GGCCGCTTTGAACTGCGCAATCTGCAGATCTGGCAGGGCGTCGGCGACGTGAAGATCGATTTGTCCCGCGCTTTGCTTCCCGAAGCGGAAACCTTTCTCGTGATCAACGGATGGGTCGGGGACGTGACGGTCTACGTGCCGGTAGATCTGTCCGTCTCTGTCGCAGCGGAGGTAACGATTGGCGATATTGAAGCGTTGGGACATCGCCAAGGCGGCATCAACCGACGCGTCATGATGAAGTCGCGCAACTACGACGACGCGGTTCGCAAAGTAAACATCATCGTTTCGCTGATCGTTGGCGATATCGATGTGAGGTACATCTGAGGGGGTGTAGCTCACGTGAATCGTCAGGCGAAATTCTGCAGTATCCAGTGGCAGTATGTAAGACAGGGCTGGGCGCTTGCCGTTGCGATCGTCGTCGTCATGTTCGCTTTCTTTGTCGGGATCGTCGATTTCCTGCAGCATCAGCCCGACCTGCGGATTTGGCTGTTCCTCTATCTCGGTCTCCACTTTCCCGCCGCGATCGATTGGCCCGCGTACGTCGTGCTGTTTGTGTTGTCTCTTTTGCTCGCCTCGCTGATCGGCATTGCCAGCGGCTACGTCGTCGGCAATTTGCTGAAAAAACGGCTCAACGCACTGCGCAAGGCGGCGATGAATCTGGAGCGCGGGCAGCTTTCCTACCGGGTGCCGGAACTTGGCGATGATGAAGTGGGGGAGATCGCCCGGCAGTTTAACCGCTTGGCGGCGCGATGGGAAGATCAGGTCACCTCGCTGCAGCGATTGTCTCATGAAAAAGCGATCCTCGGGGAACAAGTGCGGCAGGCTGCCGTGCTGGAAGAGCGGCAGCGTTTGGCGCGGGAACTGCACGACGCGGTCAGCCAGCAGCTGTTTGCCATTTCCATGTCGACAGCCGCGATTAAACGCCTGCTCGCCACGAATCCGAGCAAGGCCAGTCAGCAGATTGAACTGGTGGAGGAGATGGCGGCGGCTGCCCAGGCGGAGATGCGCGCGCTGCTTTTGCACCTGCGTCCGGCGACGCTGCAGGACAAAACGCTGCGCGAGGCAATTGTCGAACTGTTGGAAGAGTTGGTGCAAAAGCATCCGCTGGAGATACACTGGGAAATCGCAGAGGTGGAGGGACTTTCCAGCGGGATTGAGGATCATCTGTTCCGCATTGTCCAAGAAGCGCTCTCCAACAGTTTGCGGCATGCGCGAGCGAAAAAGATCGAAGTGAAACTGTTTACGCTGCGAGAACAGGTGCGCCTGCGCATCGCCGATGATGGCGTGGGCTTCAATCCCGATGATGAAAAAATGACATCCTACGGGCTGCTCACGATGCGCGAGCGGGTGACGGAAGTGGGAGGGACGCTGGAGATATACTCGGCAGCGGGCAAAGGAACACAAATTGAAGTGATCGTTCCGTTAACGGAGGAAGCTGATGGCGAAGGAGGGGAGTCGCGCGATGATCCGGGTTATGTTGGTCGATGATCATGAAATGGTGCGCATGGGGTTGGCGGCTTATCTGTCAACGGAGGAGGATATCGAGCTGGTGGCGGAGGCGGCCAGCGGCGAAGAAGGGGTAAAGCTTGCGAAGGAACTGCAGCCGGATGTCATCCTGATGGACCTGGTGATGGAAGGGATGGGAGGTGTCGAAGCGACGCGCAGAGTACGGGAGGTATGTCCTTCCTGCAAGGTGATCGTGCTCACCAGCTTCGTCGATGACGAGAAAGTGTACCCGGTGATTGAAGCAGGCGCGTTCAGCTACCTGCTGAAAACCTCCCGCGCCTCCGAGATCGCCCGGGCGATCCGCGCCGCCTACAACGGCGAGCCGGTGCTGGAATCGCGCGTCGCCGGCATGATTATGTCTCGCTTTCGGCACGGACAGGCTCCCGCCTTGCACGAACAGCTCACGCCGCGGGAATTGGAGGTGCTGCGCCTGATTGGACAGGGGAAGTCCAATCAGGAAATCGCCGATGAGCTGATCATCGGCATCAAAACGGTCAAAACCCATGTCAGCAACATTTTGGCCAAACTGGGAGTGGAGGACCGTACCCAGGCGGCGATTTACGTCCACAAACACAACTTGATCTGAGCGTGCAGCGTCCCTTTGTTTTTTTGCACGGATGGGGAAAAGCTAGTAGCAGCGACTGGTTTGGGCAAAAAGGAGGAGATGAATGGCGGGGAAGCGAGAAAGCCGGCGGCCCAATCGGCTGGCTGCGGATCGCGGGGTAGACATCATCGGCGATGTTCACGCCTGCTGGGACGAATTTTGCCAGCTGCTTGCCCGTCTGGGCTACGAACAGAGCAAGGCGGATGGATTATACCGCCATCCCGCGGGACGGATGCTGCTGTCGCTCGGCGATATCACCAGCCGCGGGCCGCATTCGATCAAGATGTTGCAGTTCTTTATCGCTCACGTGCGGGCGGGCCTGGCCGAGATGACGGACAGCAATCACGGCTGGAAAATTGCCCGCTGGCTGGACGGGCGGCAGGTAACCCTGCGGCACGGCGACGAAAAAGTGGCGGCAGAGTTTGCCGCCTATGAACGTCGGTGCGGCACGGCCTCGCTGCGCAAGCTTCAGGAGGAGAGCCGCTGGCTGCTCAAGACAGCCCCCTCTCACATCCTGCTGACGATTCAGAGCACGCCGGCCGCGGTTGCCGTGCACGCTGGAATTCGCGATGAATATATTGGAAAAGATTCCGCTGTCGTCCAGAACTTCTGCCGCTATGGCGATGTAGCGGGGATTGCCGCGGACGGCCGGCCGATTCGCAGGGACTGGACGGAAGCAAAGCAAAGCCCCCTCACGATCGTCTGGGGCCACGATCCGCGCCCGCAGCCGGAACGTAAGCGGGGAGCGATCAACATTGACCAGGGCTGCGTGTTCGGCGGCATGCTGACGGCCTATCGGTTTCCGGAAGACGAGTTGGTCAGTGTACCGGCCAGGAAGAACTACTCCGGGGAAGCGGACAATCCGCTGACGCGCTAGCTGCCGCGCAGTTTTTCGTGAAAGCGGCGCAGGATTTCCGCTGTGGCCCACAGCGGAAGCGGCTGATCGAGTTGGCTCCGCCAGCGGCTGTCCGTGAGCAGTCCCTGTTCGTAGAGCCAATCGACTCCCGCCAGTTTCCACGCGGGAACGTCGCCATCGGCGGGCAAACCGTTTGGCGGGTTGGGAGCCGGGGCGCTCCCTTTGCCTGGAGGGTGATAGGCCGTCTGGGTGAACTTGCAGAAACCGCGTACAACGGCCTCCGCCAACGTTTCCCAGTTCGCGTTGATCGTTTCTGCATCCAGCGGGTTATCGGCAAAGCCGTATTCCAGGATCACGGTTTCCACGCTGCCTGTTTCCCGGTGCATGTAATAGTAGTCCTGCCGGGGATTGCCGGGATAGGTGCGGGTGAAGGCGCGCCGTGCCGGCATGCCCGCCGCTGCCAGCTCATCCAGGAGGAGCTGGGGCAGTGCCGCCGTGGCGTAAATCGAGTAGATCGCTTCCGCACCGCGGCCGCCGCCGGCATTGATGTGGTTGGAAATACAGTAGCGGGCACCGCTGTTGCGCACAATGGCCGCACGCTGCTCGCTGCTCAAGGTGACGTCCGCGGTGCGGGTCAGCGCGACAGGGACCCCCAACTCGCGAAACCGGCGATACTGGTAGAGCGAGATCTTCAACACCATATCTTTTTCCGTAAATAACGCGTTGCTTCCGCCGCCCGGGTCGTTTCCCCCGTGACCGGGGTCAATGATCAACAAGGGAGCCATTTTTTGATTCACCTCATTACTTGTATATGCGAGCATGGCCGGTTGGCAGCGACTTTTGCCGGCCAAATCGGCAAACCCGATGTGATCGGGCGGCGGTGATTGTGGTACAATGTACGTGAAAATTGCAAGCGGTTGCGCTGCAGGGACGTGATCGCTGTCGTCAAAAAGGGTGGTAGGGAAGCATGATGGATTGGATCATACCGATTCTGACCCTGGTCGTGGGACTGAT contains:
- a CDS encoding HAMP domain-containing sensor histidine kinase; this translates as MNRQAKFCSIQWQYVRQGWALAVAIVVVMFAFFVGIVDFLQHQPDLRIWLFLYLGLHFPAAIDWPAYVVLFVLSLLLASLIGIASGYVVGNLLKKRLNALRKAAMNLERGQLSYRVPELGDDEVGEIARQFNRLAARWEDQVTSLQRLSHEKAILGEQVRQAAVLEERQRLARELHDAVSQQLFAISMSTAAIKRLLATNPSKASQQIELVEEMAAAAQAEMRALLLHLRPATLQDKTLREAIVELLEELVQKHPLEIHWEIAEVEGLSSGIEDHLFRIVQEALSNSLRHARAKKIEVKLFTLREQVRLRIADDGVGFNPDDEKMTSYGLLTMRERVTEVGGTLEIYSAAGKGTQIEVIVPLTEEADGEGGESRDDPGYVGR
- a CDS encoding response regulator, which translates into the protein MIRVMLVDDHEMVRMGLAAYLSTEEDIELVAEAASGEEGVKLAKELQPDVILMDLVMEGMGGVEATRRVREVCPSCKVIVLTSFVDDEKVYPVIEAGAFSYLLKTSRASEIARAIRAAYNGEPVLESRVAGMIMSRFRHGQAPALHEQLTPRELEVLRLIGQGKSNQEIADELIIGIKTVKTHVSNILAKLGVEDRTQAAIYVHKHNLI
- a CDS encoding biotin transporter BioY; translated protein: MAGKRESRRPNRLAADRGVDIIGDVHACWDEFCQLLARLGYEQSKADGLYRHPAGRMLLSLGDITSRGPHSIKMLQFFIAHVRAGLAEMTDSNHGWKIARWLDGRQVTLRHGDEKVAAEFAAYERRCGTASLRKLQEESRWLLKTAPSHILLTIQSTPAAVAVHAGIRDEYIGKDSAVVQNFCRYGDVAGIAADGRPIRRDWTEAKQSPLTIVWGHDPRPQPERKRGAINIDQGCVFGGMLTAYRFPEDELVSVPARKNYSGEADNPLTR
- a CDS encoding N-acetylmuramoyl-L-alanine amidase family protein gives rise to the protein MAPLLIIDPGHGGNDPGGGSNALFTEKDMVLKISLYQYRRFRELGVPVALTRTADVTLSSEQRAAIVRNSGARYCISNHINAGGGRGAEAIYSIYATAALPQLLLDELAAAGMPARRAFTRTYPGNPRQDYYYMHRETGSVETVILEYGFADNPLDAETINANWETLAEAVVRGFCKFTQTAYHPPGKGSAPAPNPPNGLPADGDVPAWKLAGVDWLYEQGLLTDSRWRSQLDQPLPLWATAEILRRFHEKLRGS